The Oncorhynchus gorbuscha isolate QuinsamMale2020 ecotype Even-year linkage group LG08, OgorEven_v1.0, whole genome shotgun sequence DNA window TTAAAAACATGTAGACAAATCACCTTAAATCACACTGTTTGCACGGTCAAATAACTTGATGGAAATCACTGGCTTTGTGACGTAACATGAAAAGAGCACCACTTTTCAGCTCCATATGCCATATGTAGCAGGGCTAAGCTGGTCTAACCATCCATATGCCATATGTAGCAGGGCTAAGCTGGTCTAACCATCCATATGCCATATGTAGCAGGGCTTAGCTAGTCTAACCATCCATATGCCATATGTAGCAGGGCTAAGCTGGTCTAACCATCCATATGCCATATGTAGCAGGGCTAAGCTGGTCTAACCATCCATATGCCATATGTAGCAGGCCTAAGCTAGTCTAACCATCCATATGCCATATGTAGCAGGGCTAAGCTGGTCTAACCATCCATATGCCATATGTAGCAGGGCTAAGCTGGTCTAACCATCCATATGCCATATGTAGCAGGGCTAAGCTGGTCTAACCATCCATATGCCATATGTAGCAGGGCTAAGCTGGTCTAACCATCCATATGCCATATGTAGCAGGGCTAAGCTGGTCTAACCATCCATATGCCATATGTAGCAGGGCTAAGCTGGTCTAACCATACATATGCCATATGTAGCAGGGCTAAGGTGGTCTAACCATCCATATGCCATATGTAGCAGGGCTAAGCTAGTCTAACCATCCATATGCCATATGTAGCAGGCCTAAGCTAGTCTAACCATCCATATGCCATATGTAGCAGGCCTAAGCTAGTCTGACCATCCATATGCCATATGTAGCAGGCCTAAACTAGTCTAGCCATCCATATGCCATATGTAGCAGGGCTAAACTAGTCTAACCATCCATATGCCATATGTAGCAGGGCTAAGCTGGTCTAACCATCCATATGCCATATGTAGCAGGCCTAAGCTAGTCTAACCATCCATATGCCATATGTAGCAGGCCTAAACTAGTCTAACCATCCATATGCCATATGTAGCAGGGCTAAACTGGTCTAACCATCCATATGCCATATGTAGCAGGGCTAAGCTGGTCTAACCATCCATATGCCATATGTAGCAGGGCTAAGCTGGTCTAACCATCCATATGCCATATGTAGCAGGGCTAAGCTGGTCTAACCATCCATATGCCATATGTAGCAGGGCTAAGCTGGTCTAACCATCCATATGCCATATGTAGCAGGGCTAAGCTGGTCTAACCGTCCATATGCCATATGTAGCAGGGCTAAGCTGGTCTAACCATCCATATGCCCTATGTAGCAGGGCTAAGCTGGTCTAGCCATCCATATGCCATATGTAGCAGGCCTAAACTAGTCTAGCCATCCATATGCCATATGTAGCAGGGCTAAGCTGGTCTAACCATCCATATGCCATATGTAGCAGGGCTAAGCTGGTCTAACCATCCATATGCCATATGTAGCAGGCTAAGCTAGTCTAACCATCCATATGCCATATGTAGCAGGGCTAAGGGCTGGTCTAACCATCCATATGCCATATGTAGCAGGGCTAAGCTGGTCTAACCATCCATATGCCATATGTAGCAGGGCTAAGCTGGCCATATGCCATATGTAGCAGGGCTAAGCTGGTCTAACCATCCATATGCCATATGTAGCAGGGCTAAGCTAGTCTAACCATCCATATGCCATATGTAGCAGGCCTAAGCTAGTCTAACCATCCATATGCCATATGTAGCAGGCCTAAGCTAGTCTGACCATCCATATGCCATATGTAGCAGGCCTAAACTAGTCTAGCCATCCATATGCCATATGTAGCAGGGCTAAACTAGTCTAACCATCCATATGCCATATGTAGCAGGGCTAAGCTGGTCTAACCATCCATATGCCATATGTAGCAGGCCTAAGCTAGTCTAACCATCCATATGCCATATGTAGCAGGCCTAAACTAGTCTAACCATCCATATGCCATATGTAGCAGGGCTAAACTGGTCTAACCATCCATATGCCATATGTAGCAGGGCTAAGCTGGTCTAACCATCCATATGCCATATGTAGCAGGGCTAAGCTGGTCTAACCATCCATATGCCATATGTAGCAGGGCTAAGCTGGTCTAACCATCCATATGCCATATGTAGCAGGGCTAAGCTGGTCTAACCATCCATATGCCATATGTAGCAGGGCTAAGCTGGTCTAACCGTCCATATGCCATATGTAGCAGGGCTAAGCTGGTCTAACCATCCATATGCCCTATGTAGCAGGGCTAAGCTGGTCTAGCCATCCATATGCCATATGTAGCAGGGCTAAGCTGGTCTAACCATCCATATGCCATATGTAGCAGGCCTAAGCTAGTCTAACCATCCATATGCCATATGTAGCAGAGCTAAGCTGGTCTAACCATCCATATGCCATATGTAGCAGGCCTAAGCTAGTCTAACCATCCATATGCCATATGTAGCAGGGCTAAGCTGGTCTAACCATCCATATGCCATATGTAGCAGGCCTAAGCTAGTCTAACCATCCATATGCCATATGTAGCAGGCCTAAGCCAGTCTGACCATCCATATGCCATATGTAGCAGGGCTAAGCTAGTCTAACCATCCATATGCCATATGTAGCAGGCCTAAGCTAGTCTAACCATCCATATGCCATATGTAGTAGGCCTAAGCTAGTCTGACCATCCATATGCCATATGTAGCAGGCCTAAACTAGTCTAGCCATCCATATGCCATATGTAGCAGGGCTAAACTAGTCTAACCATCCATATGCCATATGTAGCAGGGCTAAGCTGGTCTAACCATCCATATGCCATATGTAGCAGGCCTAAGCTAGTCTAACCATCCATATGCCATATGTAGCAGGCCTAAACTAGTCTAACCATCCATATGCCATATGTAGCAGGGCTAAACTGGTCTAACCATCCATATGCCATATGTAGAAGGGCTAAGCTGGTCTAACCATCCATATGCCATATGTAGCAGGGCTAAGCTGGTCTAACCGTCCATATGCCATATGTAGCAGGGCTAAGCTGGTCTAACCATCCATATGCCATATGTAGCAGGGCTAAGCTGGTCTAACCATCCATATGCCATATGTAGCAGGGCTAAACTGGTCTAACCATCCATATGCCATATGTAGCAGGGCTAAGCTGGTCTAACCATCCATATGCCATATGTAGCAGGGCTAAGCTGGTCTAGCCATCCATATGCCATATGTAGCAGGGCTAAGCTGGTCTAACCATCCATATGCCATATGTAGCAGGGCTAAGCTGGTCTAACCATCCATATGCCATATGTAGCAGAGCTAAGCTGGTCTAACCATCCATATGCCATATGTAGCAGGCCTAAGCTGGTCTAACCATCCATATGCCATATGTAGCAGGGCTAAGCTGGTCTAACCATCCATATGCCATATGTAGCAGGCCTAAGCTAGTCTAACCATCCATATGCCATATGTAGCAGGCCTAAGCCAGTCTGACCATCCATATGCCATATGTAGCAGGCCTAAACTAGTCTAACCATCCATATGCCATATGTAGCAGGGCTAAGCTGGTCTAACCATCCATATGCCATATGTAGCAGGCCTAAACTAGTCTAGCCATCCATATGCCATATGTAGCAGGGCTAAGCTGGTCTAACCATCCATATGCCATATGTAGCAGGGCTAAACTAGTCTAGCCATCCATATGCCATATGTAGCAGGGCTAAGCTGGTCTAACCATCCATATGCCATATGTAGCAGGGCTAAACTAGTCTAACCATCCATATGCCATATGTAGCAGGCCTAAGCTAGTCTAACCATCCATATGCCATATGTAGCAGGCCTAAGCTAGTCTGACCATCCATATGCCATATGTAGCAGGCCTAAACTAGTCTAGCCATCCATATGCCATATGTAGCAGGGCTAAACTAGTCTAACCATCCATATGCCATATGTAGCAGGGCTAAGCTGGTCTAACCATCCATATGCCATATGTAGCAGGCCTAAGCTAGTCTAACCATCCATATGCCATATGTAGCAGGCCTAAACTAGTCTAACCATCCATATGCCATATGTAGCAGGGCTAAACTGGTCTAACCATCCATATGCCATATGTAGAAGGGCTAAGCTGGTCTAACCATCCATATGCCATATGTAGCAGGGCTAAGCTGGTCTAACCGTCCATATGCCATATGTAGCAGGGCTAAGCTGGTCTAACCATCCATATGCCATATGTAGCAGGGCTAAGCTGGTCTAACCATCCATATGCCATATGTAGCAGGGCTAAGCTGGTCTAACCGTCCATATGCCATATGTAGCAGGGCTAAGCTGGTCTAACCATCCATATGCCCTATGTAGCAGGGCTAAGCTGGTCTAGCCATCCATATGCCATATGTAGCAGGGCTAAGCTGGTCTAACCATCCATATGCCATATGTAGCAGGCCTAAGCTAGTCTAACCATCCATATGCCATATGTAGCAGAGCTAAGCTGGTCTAACCATCCATATGCCATATGTAGCAGGCCTAAGCTAGTCTAACCATCCATATGCCATATGTAGCAGGGCTAAGCTGGTCTAACCATCCATATGCCATATGTAGCAGGCCTAAGCTAGTCTAACCATCCATATGCCATATGTAGCAGGCCTAAGCCAGTCTGACCATCCATATGCCATATGTAGCAGGCCTAAACTAGTCTAGCCATCCATATGCCATATGTAGCAGGGCTAAGCTGGTCTAACCATCCATATGCCATATGTAGCAGGGCTAAACTAGTCTAGCCATCCATATGCCATATGTAGCAGGGCTAAGCTGGTCTAACCATCCATATGCCATATGTAGCAGGGCTAAACTAGTCTAGCCATCCATATGCCATATGTAGCAGGGCTAAGCTGGTCTAACCATCCATATGCCATATGTAGCAGGGCTAAACTAGTCTAACCATCCATATGCCATATGTAGCAGGGCTAAGCTGGTCTAACCATCCATATGCCATATGTAGCAGGGCTAAACTAGTCTAACCATCCATATGCCATATGTAGCAGGCCTAAACTAGTCTAACCATCCATATGCCATATGTAGCAGGCCTAAGCCAGTCTGACCAACCATATGCCATATGTAGCAGGCCTAAACTAGTCTAGCCATCCATATGCCATATGTAGCAGGGCTAAACTAGTCTAACCATCCATATGCCATATGTAGCAGGGCTAAGCTGGTCTAACCATCCATATGCCATATGTAGCAGGGCTAAACTGGTCTAACCATTTTCTTTTAAGTTTCTTACCTATTCTCAGCTATGGGAGAATCTCTGTTGGATTTCCTAGattcctctcttctgtcctctcctcgcctcctttaGAAAAAGCTCATAGAGAATTGAGGCGAGGAGGCAAGATGAGAATATGGAAACATGACACTGATATGAAAtgagactctcctctctctaatgcaTCATCATGCACATTATGTTTACAGAGGTGGAATCCCAAAATACCAGTGTGTTAAACATAAGTGTTAAACATGTAGCGAGTTGAACTAGACATTTTATAGATGAAAGGATAAGTAACACATCCTTTATTAAATGTGTGATTTTCTACTCTGAGAAAACAACTGCTGTTTCAAAGGGTGTGTGGCAGATTTCAAAACTCTTCCGTGTAAGAATGCAGCTGAGCATCCTCTGAATTGAAACTCTCCTAACACTTTTCAGTTTCCGTGTCACCGAGGAGAGGAGGgcggaggactggaggacagactTTGATCCAAAACGGAATCTCCCACTGTCTTATGGACCCACAACAGCATTTCCCTGATGGAAGTAAGCTGGAAGTTACTAGAGTGTAGAATTCTATTCATCCAGCAGATGCTGCTCTGGCACTGCTAAATCCTCTAGGAGCTAGAGACTTCATCTAGAGACCACAGACCAATCTTTTACTTAGGGAATTACATTTGGACAGCCAGTGAGAAGAAATGGAGAAACCTTCTCAAATATTATTTCAAATATAATCAAAACATTACAATTCATAATGACCAATCTCTTTAGCGTACAATTAATCATTAGGTATCAAGTTAGAAATATCATATTACCATTACTCAAAAACCTTGGGTACATTAACAACAATTGAATAAATTGATGCACTTACTGTCTCCAGCATGTAAACCACAACTCACATTGAACACAATACCAGCTCACTGAGGTACTCAGAAATATTTTCAGACTGGCTCACAATCTATAGACGAAAATCTATAGACCAATTTATTACACAAAAATAACCATCAACTTTGAAACACCGGTTGTCACAAATAAGACACCGTTTTGTTTTAAATTCTCTCATTTTATAAGACACAAGAAAGCTATAACCAAGTTGAAGGCAATGTACAGAAGTCAAGAGTAAAAAAGAACAAAAACATCTAGCTCAGCCAAAAGGGAGCTCAAAATCAATACGATGCAGTCTATTGACACACAATGTTCTGGACTTGTCTTTCAATGCGATATAACAGATGTACAGTTTACTTAGAAAACCCCAACTGCTCTGTACGATACAGCTCTACCACTGAGAAGAAAATGGTAAGAAATGGAAAACCCCAAATCCATAAcacatattatatcatattatctcCGTAGGTATCAATTGCACTTTGAATTGTCCCCTCATTGCATTTTAAGCCcttgttctattggttttcactGTCAGTCCTTTCAGCTGCACTTCTCTGAAATGCTGAGAACTGGAACAATCTAGAGGAAGCTATCACCACAGGAGCTCTCTTGAAGAAACAGAGGAATATGTCACTGTGGAGGTCGTGGCTCCACAGAGAACATCAGACACCACAGCAACAATATGGCCGCCTCCCTGGGAATCTCTGTGCAGTTAAAAACCACAGACAGAACCTTTAGGATGCCTCATCCATCCACTGTCCTGTTAGATCCCAGACTCATCATCATtaacatcattatcatcatcatcatcaccagatgcCCACTGGGTCTATATCCCGCTACGTTGAGTCTTTAGGAATTCTCCTGTGGAACACTACGGACTGCCGTTCCTGGAACTGCTGCTTCCTCCGCCGCTTGCGCTGGTCCCAGCGACAGAGCAGTATCATCTTGAAGGTGGTGCGGAAGGTCTTGTTGCACAGAGCGTAGCACATGGGGTTGACGGTGCTGTTGACGTAGCACAGCCAGTAGCCCAGCGCCCACAGAGCCTCGGGGATGCAGCCATTACAGAAGGTGTTGACTAGCACCATGATGTTGTAGGGTGTCCATGTGATGATGAAGGCAAACAGGATGGCGCTGAGGGTCTGTGCTGCCTTCTTCTCCTTCACCAGAGACATGCGCTTGCGCTTGGTGATCTGCGTCCTTGCCCTGGAGGCGAATCTCTTGGCTAGAGCTGCGTCTTTGAAGGAGATGGGCGCCGAGGGTGATTTGGTGGTGGTGGCAGAGGAGCCAGAGAGCGGCCCCACTCTGGTGGCCTGGAGGGCAGGCATGGACTGGACTTTGGATATCCGGGAGGGGAAGCGTTGGTGGTAGCTGCTGCTGTCTGTGTTGGCCCCAtcaggggtggtagtagtggtggtggtagagaggccATCCCGGCTGTCCTCCTCCCCCCTTAGGGGGTCCTCTTCTGAGGCTAGGTCCAGGTCCTCGCAGGAGGTGAGGTGGGAGTTGACGGCTGCCTTCATCCCCGGCAGGTTGAGGACTATGGAGAAGATGGCGTGGTCCTGAGGCATCATCCCTCTACTGTTTCCCTCCTCGTCCTCAGACGAGCCTGAGTGGTCCACTGACAGCCTGGCATTGTTGTTGTTCCAGCTGTCGCTGCTGCTGTGGTCAGCGTCCCCTTCCCCAGGCCGGGTACTGCCAGGCCTCCAGGAGCGCATCATGGGCCAGCAGTGGAAGCGTGCGGCCAGCGCCCGGCCAGGGCTCTTTCTCTGGGAGGACTGGGTCAGCTCGTAGCTGCTGCAGCTCCTGGCACTACCAGCCTGGTGGTGGACGAAGTgagccctctcccctcccctgcctcgGCTCCCTGAGCCCTGCAGGCCAGCCAGCTCCTGTGCGCGGTTCTGTGTCTCCCTGTAGATACGCCAGTAGAGCACACTCATGATAGTGACAGGCAGGTAGAAGGCAGCCATGGCCGTGCAGAATGTAATGATAGGCTCTGAGAGGAACTGGATGTAGCACTTATCAGGGGGCACAGTGCGCTCCCCCACAAAGTACTGCCAGAACAGGATGGCTGGGGCCCAAAGGACCAGGGACACGAACCAGGCCAGGCCAATCATCAGGACAGCCCGCCGTGTGGTCCGCTTGGCGCGGTAGGTGAGGGGCCGGGTGATGGAGAAGTAACGGTCAAAGCTGATGACCAGCAGGTTCATGACGGATGCGTTACTGGCCACATAGTCAATAGCCAGCCACAGGTCACAGGCCCAATTGCCCAGGGCCCACTGGCCCATGATGATGTAGGTGGTGTAAAGGTTCATGGAGATGACCCCGATGATGAGGTCAGCCACAGCCAAGCTGAGCAGGAAGTAGTTGTTGACAGTCTTGAGCTGGCGGTTGACTTTGAAGGATACCACCACCAGGATGTTGCCAATGATGGTGACCAGGGACAGGAGGCCAGTGAGGAAGACAATGAGGACCACCTGCCACACTGTGTGACCCCCCAGAGAGTCGTAGGTCAGAGAGGTCACCGTCTCATTGAGCGAGCCTGTGAGGTTGAAGAGGCCACTGAGGAAGGAGTCCTTGTCATCCGGGCTGGTTAGCTCTGGCCAGGGGTCCCTGTGGAGAGTGTTGGTGTCTGGGTAGATGATGCCCATTCCTGGGGAGCTGATGGTCAGGTAGAGGCCAGGGTCTGTGCTGTTGGAGCTCATCATGAAGTCCTGGCATATTCTggggagaacacagagagagatagattacTACAATATACTGAGAACAGTACAATATACAGCAGGTGAGGCTAACAGAACAGTTTTTCACATTTACTGTAGGTGGAATGGCTGTTTTCTAGACAAACAagattgtttgtaaacaatttcTAGTCATACATTTTGTGTTTAACCTTTGCAATTTTTTCCCCAGTTACGCTACACAAGCAATTTAGATTTTGAAGATTAAAGTCACGTGAAGTTTTTTGTAGGAGTGTCCATTACAAAAACAGTCCTCTGATCTTGCAAATTGCCAGAACAGTAGCGCAGCACAACATGCCATCATGTGATACATCCACAGCCTCAATCTGATTGCAAGGAGCATCTATAAAAACACAATTACAGTAACGCTGTAAACAACACCAAGGCTTGGACACATCTCCTGTCAGACTGCTGGTGTGACTTAGCATACAGGTGGTAGCCTTCATTTCAATTCAGCTCCTGTGTCTCAGTAAAATACATCACAGTCCTTTCCGACCACCATTCATGGCCTGTCTGTTAATCTCACTGATAGGATAGAGAACAGAACATTACAGGCTCTCTCGCCCAAGGACAGCCACAGCCAGTGAGTGTTAGAAGAGGTACCTCCCCTGCCCAGAATAACACAAATATgtgcacacaaatacacacaccaaCGCGCACGCATAATAAAGATAAACACTACAGAATTATAGAGGGAAATATTGAAACTCTATTTCAAGAGATATGAAAAGATGATTCTAACTTGACCTTTCCAGGGAtaatgaaaaaacaaaacaattttaAGTCAactcaaattttatttgtcacatgcaccgaacacaacaggtgtagacaaatgtaagtaaaatgcttacttacaagcccttaacaaacaatgcagtttaaagaaaaataccttaaaaaaaataaataaagtaacaaataattaaagagcagcagtaaaataacaatagcaaggctatattcaggggggtacctgtacagagtcaatgtgctggggcaccATTTagtcgaggtagttgaggtaatatatacatgtaggtagagttattaaagtgacttatgtatagataataacagagagtaacagcagggtaaaaggggggggggggggggcaatgcaagtagtctgggtagccatttgattagatgttcagtagtcttatggattgggggtagaagctgttaagatgCCTCTTGGGCttagacttggagctccggtacaccttgccgtgcggtagcagaaagaacagtctataactagggtggctggagtctttgacaatttttagggtcttcctctgacaccgcctggtatagaggtcctggatggcaggaagtttggccccagtgatgtactgggccgtatgcactaccctttgtagtgacttgcggtcggatgccgagcagttgctataccaggcagtgatgcaaccagtcaggatgctctcgatggtgcagctatagaaacttttgaggatctgaggacaaaATCTTGAAACAAATCTTTTcactctcctgagggggaataggtttagtcttgacctcttcacgactgtcttggtgtgcttgaaccatgttagtttgttggtgatgtggacaccaaggaacttgaggctctcaacctgctcctctaCAGCCTGATCGATGAGAATGAAGGCATGATCGGTcctcctttcctgtagtccacaatcatatccttagtcttgatcacgttgagggagaggttgttgtcctggcaccacacggctaggtctctgaccttctccttataggctgtctcatcgttgttggttatcagtcctaccactgttatgtcatcggcaaacttaatgatggtgttggagtcgtgcctggctgtgcagtcatgagtgaacagggagtacaggaggggattgagcACACACCACTAAGGGGCCTCCATGTTacggatcagcatggcggatgtgttgttacctacccttaccacccgagggcggcccgtcaggaagtccaggatccagatgcAGTGGGAAATGttgagtcccagggtccttagctaattgatgagctttgagggcactatggtgttaaacgctgagctgtagtcaatgaatagcattctcacataggtgttgcttttgtccaggtgtgaaagcgcagtgt harbors:
- the LOC124041206 gene encoding muscarinic acetylcholine receptor M3-like isoform X2, whose product is MMSSNSTDPGLYLTISSPGMGIIYPDTNTLHRDPWPELTSPDDKDSFLSGLFNLTGSLNETVTSLTYDSLGGHTVWQVVLIVFLTGLLSLVTIIGNILVVVSFKVNRQLKTVNNYFLLSLAVADLIIGVISMNLYTTYIIMGQWALGNWACDLWLAIDYVASNASVMNLLVISFDRYFSITRPLTYRAKRTTRRAVLMIGLAWFVSLVLWAPAILFWQYFVGERTVPPDKCYIQFLSEPIITFCTAMAAFYLPVTIMSVLYWRIYRETQNRAQELAGLQGSGSRGRGGERAHFVHHQAGSARSCSSYELTQSSQRKSPGRALAARFHCWPMMRSWRPGSTRPGEGDADHSSSDSWNNNNARLSVDHSGSSEDEEGNSRGMMPQDHAIFSIVLNLPGMKAAVNSHLTSCEDLDLASEEDPLRGEEDSRDGLSTTTTTTTPDGANTDSSSYHQRFPSRISKVQSMPALQATRVGPLSGSSATTTKSPSAPISFKDAALAKRFASRARTQITKRKRMSLVKEKKAAQTLSAILFAFIITWTPYNIMVLVNTFCNGCIPEALWALGYWLCYVNSTVNPMCYALCNKTFRTTFKMILLCRWDQRKRRRKQQFQERQSVVFHRRIPKDST
- the LOC124041206 gene encoding muscarinic acetylcholine receptor M3-like isoform X1 translates to MFSFSTLMSVGICQDFMMSSNSTDPGLYLTISSPGMGIIYPDTNTLHRDPWPELTSPDDKDSFLSGLFNLTGSLNETVTSLTYDSLGGHTVWQVVLIVFLTGLLSLVTIIGNILVVVSFKVNRQLKTVNNYFLLSLAVADLIIGVISMNLYTTYIIMGQWALGNWACDLWLAIDYVASNASVMNLLVISFDRYFSITRPLTYRAKRTTRRAVLMIGLAWFVSLVLWAPAILFWQYFVGERTVPPDKCYIQFLSEPIITFCTAMAAFYLPVTIMSVLYWRIYRETQNRAQELAGLQGSGSRGRGGERAHFVHHQAGSARSCSSYELTQSSQRKSPGRALAARFHCWPMMRSWRPGSTRPGEGDADHSSSDSWNNNNARLSVDHSGSSEDEEGNSRGMMPQDHAIFSIVLNLPGMKAAVNSHLTSCEDLDLASEEDPLRGEEDSRDGLSTTTTTTTPDGANTDSSSYHQRFPSRISKVQSMPALQATRVGPLSGSSATTTKSPSAPISFKDAALAKRFASRARTQITKRKRMSLVKEKKAAQTLSAILFAFIITWTPYNIMVLVNTFCNGCIPEALWALGYWLCYVNSTVNPMCYALCNKTFRTTFKMILLCRWDQRKRRRKQQFQERQSVVFHRRIPKDST